In a genomic window of Nitrospirota bacterium:
- a CDS encoding NAD(P)H-dependent oxidoreductase, with product MSTIIGIAGSLRRASYNAALLRAATALAPQGCRIEVASIRGIPLYDGDVEAEEGIPPAVNQLKNRIAAAHGLLLVTPEYNNSVPGVLKNAIDWLSRPDDDIARVFEGRPVGLIGATPGMGGTRLSQTAWLPVIRTLGMSPWFGETLYVSNARQVFDATGALVDEKVKRRLTAYMKGFAAFVESVARAKSTAPATPAGS from the coding sequence ATGAGCACGATTATCGGCATCGCGGGCAGCTTGAGGCGGGCTTCGTACAACGCGGCGCTGCTGCGAGCGGCAACAGCCCTGGCGCCTCAAGGCTGCCGGATCGAGGTCGCCTCGATCCGGGGAATCCCGCTCTACGACGGAGACGTGGAAGCCGAGGAGGGAATTCCTCCGGCGGTCAACCAGCTCAAGAACCGGATCGCCGCGGCCCACGGGCTCCTATTGGTCACCCCGGAGTACAACAACTCCGTACCCGGAGTGCTCAAGAACGCCATCGACTGGCTCTCGCGTCCGGACGACGATATCGCTCGGGTCTTTGAAGGCCGCCCGGTCGGTCTCATCGGTGCCACGCCCGGCATGGGAGGAACGCGGCTCTCGCAAACCGCGTGGTTGCCCGTGATCCGGACCCTGGGAATGAGCCCGTGGTTCGGCGAGACGCTCTATGTTTCGAACGCGCGCCAGGTATTCGACGCAACGGGTGCGCTGGTGGACGAGAAGGTCAAGCGCCGTCTCACGGCCTATATGAAGGGCTTCGCGGCTTTTGTGGAGTCGGTCGCGCGAGCCAAATCCACCGCACCGGCTACGCCCGCTGGCAGTTGA
- a CDS encoding pirin family protein: MERTIERVFRGAPEHWVGNGFRVSNYFPSATDFEKRMSPFFLLDYHAPREYSPTTKRRGVGTHPHRGFETVTIAYQGAVAHRDSTGAGGVIRPGEVQWMTAGGGILHNEYHEESFARAGGVMHMMQIWVNLPRRHKMTAPKYQPLTIADIPEVTLRDDTGVVRVISGVYEATKGSASTFTPAHMLDLRLKPGAEVRLPTPKDYNTALLVLSGQVKANESAAVSEGQFVLFKNDGDEVRVTAVTDAIVLFLSGEPIEEPLVHYGPFIMNSADEINQAVEDFNAGRFGYLED; the protein is encoded by the coding sequence ATGGAACGAACGATCGAGCGGGTGTTTCGGGGTGCGCCCGAGCATTGGGTGGGGAACGGCTTTCGGGTCAGCAATTACTTCCCGTCGGCCACGGATTTCGAAAAGCGGATGAGTCCGTTCTTCCTGCTGGACTACCACGCGCCGCGCGAGTACTCGCCCACGACCAAGCGCCGCGGCGTGGGCACGCATCCGCATCGCGGGTTTGAGACCGTGACCATTGCGTACCAGGGTGCGGTCGCGCATCGCGACAGCACCGGCGCGGGCGGCGTGATCCGCCCCGGCGAGGTGCAGTGGATGACCGCCGGGGGCGGCATCCTGCACAACGAATACCACGAGGAGTCGTTCGCCCGGGCCGGCGGCGTCATGCACATGATGCAGATCTGGGTCAATCTGCCTCGGCGGCACAAGATGACCGCGCCGAAATACCAACCCCTGACCATCGCCGACATTCCGGAGGTCACGCTGCGGGATGACACGGGCGTGGTCCGGGTGATCTCGGGCGTGTACGAAGCCACGAAGGGCTCGGCCTCGACCTTCACTCCCGCGCACATGCTGGACCTGCGCTTGAAACCCGGCGCAGAGGTGCGGCTGCCCACGCCGAAGGACTACAACACCGCGCTGCTGGTGCTGAGCGGGCAAGTGAAGGCCAACGAGTCGGCTGCGGTCTCGGAGGGACAGTTCGTGCTGTTCAAGAACGACGGCGACGAAGTTCGCGTGACCGCCGTGACCGACGCGATCGTGCTCTTCCTGAGCGGCGAGCCGATCGAGGAACCGCTCGTGCACTACGGTCCGTTCATCATGAACAGCGCGGACGAAATCAACCAGGCGGTGGAAGATTTTAACGCCGGGCGATTCGGGTATCTGGAGGATTAA
- a CDS encoding cold-shock protein, with protein sequence MHMAKGTVKWFNGSKGYGFITPEEGRDVFVHFSAIQGDGFKSLDEGQQVEFEIVNGPKGQQAEKVTKI encoded by the coding sequence TTGCATATGGCAAAGGGAACAGTGAAGTGGTTCAACGGCAGCAAGGGCTACGGATTCATTACACCGGAAGAGGGTCGTGATGTGTTCGTACACTTTTCAGCCATTCAAGGCGACGGATTCAAATCTCTGGACGAAGGTCAACAGGTTGAATTTGAGATCGTGAATGGTCCGAAAGGACAGCAAGCGGAAAAGGTCACCAAGATCTAA
- a CDS encoding LysM peptidoglycan-binding domain-containing protein — MPLPSVPPTPDTPAPVGSELSIIEEPLPEAGDESDREEAIGDELLESEGGAEADGALPYDVPIVLNASVESHLDYFTTKGRDRFQLWLNRSGRYVPLMTQIFRENGLPEDLVFVSLIESGFNPYAYSRSHAVGAWQFMKGTGRKYGLRIDPYIDERRDVVKATHAAAAYLKDLYAMFNAWPLALASYNGGEGRVERAMKRTNAEDFWDLRTTRHLHPETRNYVPKFMAATIIAKHPEKYGFAPEYEKPLVYDEVIITRPTDLRVIAKVASVTYSELKRLNPELRRNVTPLGYTDYRLKLPIGTKAVFEQNFSKLPEWNKTVWMRHTIRRGETLSSIARRFGTSTVVLRDMNRLSGSRIRAGATLLVPTGPHSPQYADATARPERRAAASPGNATYRVRRGDTLWDIAREFDVRIGDLRAWNGLGRRAVIQPGQRLVLQTADLTSDSAPSVKPKRLTYRVKRGDTLWSLSRNFNVTISDIRRWNGMGRTSAIRSGQRLVLYVNAKQS; from the coding sequence ATGCCTCTGCCCAGCGTGCCTCCCACCCCGGATACGCCGGCACCAGTTGGCTCTGAACTCTCCATCATCGAGGAGCCGTTGCCGGAGGCCGGCGACGAATCCGACCGGGAAGAAGCCATCGGGGACGAGCTGCTCGAGTCCGAGGGTGGGGCGGAAGCGGACGGCGCCTTGCCGTACGACGTCCCGATCGTCCTCAACGCGAGCGTGGAAAGCCACCTGGACTATTTCACCACCAAGGGACGGGACCGCTTTCAACTCTGGCTGAATCGGTCTGGCCGCTATGTGCCCCTCATGACGCAAATCTTTCGCGAGAACGGGCTCCCGGAGGATCTCGTGTTCGTCTCGTTGATCGAGAGCGGCTTCAATCCGTACGCGTATTCACGCTCGCACGCCGTGGGCGCGTGGCAGTTCATGAAGGGCACCGGTCGGAAATACGGGCTTCGGATCGACCCGTATATCGACGAGCGCCGCGACGTCGTCAAGGCGACACACGCCGCGGCCGCGTACCTCAAAGACCTCTACGCCATGTTCAATGCCTGGCCCCTGGCGCTCGCGTCGTACAACGGCGGCGAGGGCCGCGTCGAGAGGGCGATGAAGCGCACGAACGCCGAAGATTTCTGGGATCTTCGCACGACGCGGCACCTCCATCCGGAAACCCGAAACTATGTCCCCAAGTTCATGGCCGCCACCATTATCGCGAAACACCCCGAGAAATACGGGTTCGCGCCGGAGTACGAGAAGCCCTTGGTCTACGACGAGGTGATCATCACCCGCCCGACCGATCTTCGCGTCATCGCCAAAGTGGCGAGCGTCACCTACAGCGAACTCAAGCGTCTGAACCCTGAGCTGAGACGGAACGTGACCCCACTGGGGTACACGGACTACCGCTTGAAGCTCCCGATCGGCACCAAAGCCGTGTTCGAGCAGAACTTTTCGAAACTCCCGGAATGGAACAAGACGGTCTGGATGCGGCACACCATTCGTCGAGGCGAAACGCTCTCGTCGATCGCCCGCCGCTTTGGGACATCGACGGTCGTGCTCCGCGACATGAATCGGCTCTCCGGCAGCCGGATTCGAGCCGGCGCGACCTTGCTCGTTCCCACCGGTCCCCACTCACCGCAGTACGCCGACGCCACCGCTCGCCCCGAGCGCCGCGCCGCTGCGTCCCCCGGGAACGCGACGTATCGTGTGCGGCGTGGCGACACGCTCTGGGACATTGCGCGGGAGTTCGACGTCCGGATCGGCGATCTCCGGGCGTGGAACGGGTTGGGCCGTCGCGCCGTGATCCAGCCCGGACAGCGCCTCGTGCTCCAAACAGCCGATCTGACGAGCGACTCCGCGCCGTCCGTCAAACCCAAGCGCCTCACCTACCGCGTGAAGCGGGGCGACACGCTCTGGAGTCTCTCCCGGAACTTTAATGTCACAATCAGCGACATCCGGAGATGGAACGGAATGGGCCGAACCAGCGCGATCCGGTCCGGGCAGCGCCTCGTGCTCTACGTCAACGCGAAGCAGTCATAA
- a CDS encoding SagB/ThcOx family dehydrogenase, protein MSDALTEVIAYHQATKHHLHAYARGPGHMDWATQPDPFRRYAGAPLINLDHVPPSPEPRYEAAFVAGNVPAQPFTHRTVSQLFSDSLALSARKQAGDASWFLRINPSSGNLHPTEGYLISGPIAGLCDGPMVCHYAPAEHALERRADVPLETWQALTAELPHPVLLIGFTSVHWREAWKYGERAYRYCQHDVGHAMAAMSLAAAGLGWHATLLDDLGTDSVASLLGVVDAQGAEPEAPDCVLAIYPQGETCHTLTLPSDVVARVASLPWQGRPNVLSRGHMEWPIIERVHAAVHKPSTNQVYGIARPTGPVLAIGAAPIAFRQMIFQRRSAVALDGQTGITRDAFYQILAKTLPGPGRFPFTMLPWTPRIHLALFVHRVQDLDPGLYLLVRDPGQSAALRAAMKPEFVWEQPQACPDGLPLYRLQTGDAREVAEQVSCHQAIAADGCFALGMLAEFERPLQHDGAWAYPRLFWESGVVGQVLYLEAEATGIRATGIGCFFDDPMHRVLGLTTLRYQSLYHFTMGGSLDDPRLRTLPPYPAR, encoded by the coding sequence ATGTCTGACGCGCTCACGGAGGTCATTGCCTATCATCAGGCGACCAAACATCATTTGCATGCCTATGCGCGAGGGCCGGGTCACATGGACTGGGCCACGCAGCCCGATCCCTTCCGGCGGTACGCGGGCGCGCCGCTGATCAACCTCGACCACGTCCCTCCAAGCCCGGAGCCGCGGTATGAAGCGGCCTTTGTGGCGGGCAACGTCCCGGCACAGCCCTTCACGCATCGCACCGTGTCGCAACTCTTCTCCGACAGCCTGGCGCTCTCCGCGCGGAAACAAGCGGGAGACGCGTCGTGGTTCCTGCGGATCAATCCCTCCAGCGGGAATCTCCATCCGACCGAAGGGTATCTGATCTCCGGGCCGATCGCGGGGCTGTGCGACGGGCCGATGGTGTGTCACTACGCGCCCGCCGAGCACGCGCTGGAACGACGCGCGGACGTCCCGCTGGAGACCTGGCAAGCATTGACCGCGGAGCTGCCGCATCCCGTGCTCCTGATCGGCTTCACGTCGGTGCACTGGCGTGAGGCGTGGAAGTACGGCGAACGGGCCTATCGTTATTGCCAACACGACGTAGGACACGCGATGGCCGCGATGAGCCTGGCTGCGGCGGGGCTGGGCTGGCACGCGACGCTGTTGGATGATCTTGGGACCGACTCCGTGGCCTCGTTGCTGGGCGTTGTTGATGCCCAAGGCGCCGAACCCGAGGCGCCCGACTGCGTGCTGGCGATCTACCCGCAGGGCGAAACGTGCCACACGCTCACGTTGCCCAGCGATGTCGTCGCGAGGGTCGCAAGCTTGCCCTGGCAAGGCCGACCGAATGTACTGAGCCGCGGCCACATGGAGTGGCCGATCATCGAGCGCGTGCACGCTGCGGTGCACAAGCCGTCGACCAATCAGGTCTATGGGATTGCGCGACCCACCGGCCCGGTGCTCGCGATCGGTGCTGCACCGATCGCGTTCCGCCAGATGATTTTCCAGCGTCGCAGCGCCGTAGCCCTGGATGGCCAAACCGGGATCACCCGCGACGCGTTCTATCAGATCCTGGCCAAGACGCTGCCCGGCCCCGGCCGATTCCCCTTCACCATGCTGCCCTGGACGCCCCGCATTCACCTGGCGCTCTTTGTGCACCGCGTCCAGGACCTGGATCCCGGTCTTTATCTGCTGGTTCGCGATCCCGGTCAGAGCGCGGCTTTGCGCGCCGCCATGAAACCGGAGTTTGTTTGGGAACAACCCCAGGCGTGCCCGGACGGCCTGCCGCTCTACCGGTTACAGACCGGGGATGCCCGGGAAGTGGCCGAGCAGGTGTCCTGTCATCAAGCCATTGCCGCCGACGGCTGCTTTGCGCTCGGCATGCTCGCGGAGTTCGAACGGCCCCTGCAACACGACGGAGCGTGGGCCTATCCGCGGCTGTTTTGGGAAAGTGGGGTCGTGGGCCAGGTCTTGTACCTGGAAGCCGAGGCCACGGGCATCCGCGCGACCGGCATCGGGTGTTTCTTCGACGACCCCATGCACCGCGTACTGGGGCTGACCACGCTGCGGTACCAAAGTCTGTATCACTTCACCATGGGCGGCTCGCTGGATGACCCGCGACTGCGCACCCTCCCTCCGTATCCAGCCCGTTGA
- a CDS encoding DUF309 domain-containing protein, giving the protein MVDHTISRVAPPLDPPDLATLPWYGTDHTLPVSRFIPGLTGPREPYQTAVVHGPWTAEQWPTLQPYLRGVDLFNRWYFWEAHEAWESLWRAHPPRSEPARYIQGLIGAAASLLKLRMGQVRAARTLSTAACERLAVFHGIWMGLEVERFRADLTRCFAAVNSAAPPLGPEAPRLRLNTNSPC; this is encoded by the coding sequence ATGGTCGACCACACAATCAGCCGCGTCGCTCCCCCCCTTGATCCACCAGATCTCGCAACGCTTCCCTGGTATGGGACTGACCACACGCTCCCGGTATCTCGGTTCATCCCGGGCCTGACTGGGCCGCGCGAACCATATCAGACCGCGGTCGTGCACGGACCCTGGACTGCGGAACAATGGCCAACGCTTCAGCCGTATCTGCGCGGCGTTGACCTGTTCAACCGGTGGTACTTCTGGGAGGCGCATGAGGCGTGGGAATCCCTCTGGCGAGCTCACCCTCCCCGGTCCGAACCCGCACGATACATTCAGGGGTTGATCGGCGCGGCGGCTTCGTTGCTCAAGCTGCGCATGGGTCAGGTGCGGGCGGCACGGACGCTGTCGACGGCCGCGTGCGAGCGGCTGGCCGTCTTCCACGGCATCTGGATGGGTCTGGAGGTTGAGCGATTTCGCGCCGACCTCACTCGCTGTTTCGCGGCCGTGAATTCGGCGGCGCCACCTTTGGGACCTGAGGCACCCCGTCTTCGCCTGAACACCAACTCACCCTGCTGA